A region of Candidatus Megaera polyxenophila DNA encodes the following proteins:
- a CDS encoding hypothetical protein (DUF461 domain-containing protein) has protein sequence MKKNILTVSAISVIISSVFNAEASGQSTANANVENPGVTAPSSPSTPNEVKEIAITDAWARKSMSPNNNSAAYMKISNPTDKDIVIIGASASTIANNVELHKSFVDEKGVSRMTSIDKIVVPAKTSIELMPGATHIMLFDLKKSLNVGDKFEIEVKIEGQAPLFVTTEVK, from the coding sequence ATGAAAAAGAATATTCTTACAGTCAGTGCGATTTCTGTTATTATTTCTTCTGTTTTTAATGCTGAGGCAAGTGGGCAAAGTACTGCCAATGCTAATGTAGAGAATCCAGGCGTAACTGCGCCCTCATCTCCTTCTACACCAAACGAGGTTAAAGAAATTGCAATTACTGATGCGTGGGCAAGAAAATCCATGTCGCCAAATAACAATTCAGCAGCCTATATGAAAATTAGTAATCCTACTGATAAAGATATTGTGATAATTGGTGCTTCAGCTTCAACGATTGCCAATAATGTGGAACTGCACAAGAGTTTTGTAGATGAAAAAGGGGTTAGTAGGATGACATCTATCGACAAAATAGTAGTACCAGCTAAAACTTCTATAGAACTTATGCCGGGAGCTACTCATATCATGCTTTTTGATTTAAAGAAGTCTTTAAACGTAGGAGATAAGTTCGAGATTGAAGTGAAAATTGAAGGTCAAGCTCCTTTATTTGTTACAACGGAAGTAAAATAG
- a CDS encoding transposase — translation MIFSQYPKAIHRIIYTTNAIESLNNQLRKVTKNKRVFPSDESVFKTLYWTINYIRAKWTMPIQNWEEAMAHFLIKFEGRI, via the coding sequence ATGATATTTTCACAATATCCTAAGGCAATTCATAGAATTATTTATACTACCAATGCCATAGAATCCCTGAATAATCAGCTGAGAAAAGTAACAAAGAATAAGCGGGTTTTTCCAAGTGATGAGTCTGTTTTTAAGACCCTTTACTGGACAATAAATTACATTAGGGCAAAATGGACTATGCCCATCCAAAATTGGGAAGAAGCTATGGCCCATTTTTTGATAAAATTTGAGGGTAGAATTTAA
- a CDS encoding transposase: protein MSISDIKIQLEELYGAEVSESLISRVTDDVIDEVKAWQSRALETVYPIVFFDCLVVKVRQDKRIINKSVYIDLSGHKDILGLWISDNEGAKFWLNNLTEMKNRGLMDILIACTDNLTGMSEAISAVYPKCEH, encoded by the coding sequence ATGAGTATATCGGATATCAAAATTCAACTAGAGGAATTGTACGGAGCTGAAGTTAGCGAATCCTTGATCAGTAGAGTAACCGACGATGTAATAGATGAAGTTAAAGCTTGGCAAAGTAGAGCTTTAGAAACTGTATATCCTATAGTATTTTTTGATTGTTTAGTGGTTAAAGTAAGGCAGGATAAGCGTATTATCAATAAGTCTGTGTATATAGATTTATCGGGTCATAAGGATATTCTTGGGTTATGGATCAGCGATAATGAAGGAGCTAAGTTTTGGTTAAATAATTTAACTGAGATGAAAAACAGAGGGTTAATGGATATTCTCATTGCTTGTACGGATAATTTAACAGGTATGAGCGAAGCTATATCGGCGGTATATCCAAAGTGTGAACATTAA
- a CDS encoding transcriptional regulator, protein MAGHSKFKNIQHRKGAQDKKRAKVFTKLVREIITAAKIGGIDPAINPRLRNSISAARSQNLPKERIDRALAQASDPTLGDGYTEIRYEGFLPGGIAIIVETLTDNRNRTVSDIRSCFTKYGGNLGESGSVSFMFDHVGKIVYPVSVANMDQMMEAVIEAGAKDLVSDESEYIIYTDIEAFSECLEHLTKIFDTPIESGLEWVAQNTILIENEEKATKLFKLIDALEESDDIQKVFGNYELSEELYKKFSDQH, encoded by the coding sequence ATGGCAGGACATTCCAAATTTAAAAATATTCAACATAGAAAAGGTGCTCAGGACAAAAAAAGAGCAAAGGTTTTTACTAAACTTGTTAGAGAAATTATTACGGCTGCTAAAATTGGGGGCATAGATCCGGCAATTAACCCACGCCTTAGAAATAGCATCTCTGCAGCTAGAAGTCAGAACTTACCTAAAGAGAGAATTGATAGAGCTCTTGCTCAAGCATCTGATCCAACCTTGGGTGATGGTTATACAGAAATAAGATATGAAGGTTTCTTACCAGGAGGAATTGCAATTATTGTTGAAACCTTAACGGATAATAGAAACCGCACAGTATCAGATATAAGAAGCTGTTTTACTAAATATGGCGGCAATTTAGGTGAATCTGGTAGTGTAAGTTTCATGTTTGATCATGTTGGCAAAATTGTTTATCCAGTTTCAGTTGCTAATATGGATCAAATGATGGAAGCAGTAATTGAAGCAGGAGCAAAAGATTTAGTATCTGATGAGTCAGAGTATATTATTTACACTGATATCGAGGCATTTTCCGAATGCCTCGAACATTTAACAAAAATATTTGATACCCCCATTGAGTCTGGCCTTGAATGGGTAGCTCAAAATACCATACTAATAGAGAATGAAGAAAAAGCGACGAAGCTATTTAAATTAATAGATGCGCTAGAAGAGAGTGATGACATCCAAAAAGTATTCGGTAACTATGAATTATCAGAAGAATTATATAAAAAATTTTCCGACCAACACTAA
- a CDS encoding peptide deformylase, with translation MQKLQLVYAPNAIFRKKALPVEVVNDRVRALIDQMFEVLHIENGRGLGANMVGLLERIVVIHMWERDKLLTYSMVNPEIIEFSKETQVFEEASLSFPGISAKITRPKQIKVKYLDYNGNEQMLEADNFLSTVIQHEIDYLDGKIFLDYLSKIKRDMLINKMKKYIKNHPPHIHTPFCSH, from the coding sequence ATGCAAAAACTGCAATTAGTTTACGCTCCCAATGCTATTTTCAGAAAAAAGGCATTACCTGTTGAAGTAGTTAATGATCGTGTACGGGCACTCATTGACCAGATGTTCGAAGTGCTGCACATTGAAAATGGAAGAGGCCTTGGCGCTAATATGGTAGGACTTCTAGAACGCATAGTAGTGATCCATATGTGGGAGAGGGATAAGCTTCTTACTTATTCCATGGTTAATCCTGAAATTATAGAATTCTCAAAAGAAACTCAGGTTTTTGAAGAAGCATCCTTAAGTTTTCCTGGAATATCAGCTAAAATTACTAGGCCGAAACAGATTAAAGTAAAATATCTGGATTATAATGGTAATGAACAAATGTTAGAAGCTGATAATTTTTTATCAACAGTTATCCAACACGAAATAGATTATCTGGATGGAAAAATATTTTTGGATTATTTATCTAAAATAAAACGTGATATGTTGATAAACAAGATGAAAAAATATATAAAAAATCATCCTCCTCATATTCATACCCCATTTTGTTCCCATTAA